TTActcatttattatatttttatcatgtgAATATATTACTGCAGTAAGTGGCGGAGTCAAAAACTTCTTTTTGTAGGGTACTAGCTGCGCCGTTACTGTACCATCGGTTGCGCCGCTGCGACACCTTCATCCCCAAAGTATTTTccggtcgccggtacggcacgtgcctTTGCCATACCTTCATTCCGCCTCTGACTATAGTAACAGGATTATTTCGTGATAgaatattatttataagaatttttcattttactgttaagaaaggtaaaaaaaaacaaaaaagaaaaaaactaccCCACATAAACCATTTTTTTACCAAATCAAGACAAAGAATCACTTCTTTCTCTTTAATCATCTCTCCAATAATAATAGATTACTGAGGGATGAATCAGGTCCGTGAGCGCGAGCTTGGAGCGTCACGCACCACACAGCGACAGTTCTTCTATCCTTGACGGCTTTTCCTTTTCCCCGTGGTTTTGGATGATGAAACCATTCCATTACCACAATGtgttcaattttcaatttttttcatttttaaagaaataaatcCCAAAACGGACACTTCTTCCAACTCATCTTCAACaaatattttctttcctttttcttcactGCTGTTGCTTTCTATTGTCgtcttctatctctctctctcattcGGATTAAGTTCCCATACCCACTCATTTCCCctcctttttcatttttcttcaaTCATCTCCTACAAATTCTCCAATGTTTAATACCAGATTCATCATTTCATTCGCAAATCTATATACTTTTACTACTTCCCACCACTTCTGAGGAATCTAAAGCACCACTTTGTCACTTAATTTTGTTAGAATGTTCTCAAAGACACTAGCTTTTGTTTTACACATCTTTTTCTTCAGCTTCTATACTCCTTGTCTTGCCGGCTTTCTAGCCCAACCAGTATCTAACCAAAACCAGCCAATAAAACTGGGGGACTACTCCACCGCTAATACTGTCCCGGCATTCCCTGTTCAATCAGAGTCGCAAACTTGTCGGTTGGACCTCTCAGAGGAGCTCTTTGGAGGCGTCAACGAAGCGTGTGGCCGAGACCTGGACAGGAGCAGGTGTTGCCCGGTTTTAGCGGCGTGGCTCTTCGCTGCTCATGCCCGGTACGCCCTCCAGGTCCCAGCATCTGCCCCGGCATCGGCGGAACCTAACCAACCAATGATGCCGGACGACTCGCAAAAATGCGTGAATACGTTGCAAAGAGCATTGTTGAGCAAGAACGTGAAGATACCGCAACCCAATACGAGCTGTGATGCTATATTGTGCTTTTGTGGCATTAGGCTTCACCAGATCAGCTCTTTAAGTTGTCCTGCGGCTTTCAGTGTCAGCTCTGGGTTCCATAATGCTACTCCCACTGCTGCTGTGAGAAATTTGGAGAAGAATTGTAACAATTCCTCGTATGCTGGGTGCACGAATTGCCTTGGCGCCCTCCAAAAGGTTAGTTTCGAGGTATTTCGTGCATTTATGATGTCGGTGTTGCATTCAACATTGAGAAAAGGAATTGCATTTATTAGATTGGCGATGAATATCATGTCTGAATTAATTCTGATTTTATTTAGTTAACTACTCATCATATATAACCCTATACTTAAACCAAGAAAAGGCTAGCTGGGTTTCTGGGAATATCAGTCTTGAGCTAACTTTAGTGGAGACTGAAGAGAAATAATTCAAAAGATGAAGTTTATTATCAGAGAATAATGCGTGAAAGTGAAAGTCCGCTTGATTGGAGTTGTTTTTCTTCTGCAGTGTTTTCTGAAGTGAACCAAAATCACCATTTGCAAAATAGAAACTGACCCCTGCTTATCTCTCTCTTCCTGCCTATTCCTTTAGCATATGATTTACTTCTACTTTTTACCTTTACTCTTTTGTTGCATACACAATATTTCCGGGGACTACAGTACCCTCAATCTTGTTTCCTAATTGCAGCTAAAAGCCAGCAATAAGAACAAAAGAGAGGAAGAAAGAGATGACAGGGCAAGAAAGATGTTCAGTAGGGATTGCCAGTTGATGGGTCTCACATGGCTGCTTGCCCGGAACAAGACTGCCTTTATACCAACGGTTTCAGCTGTTTTGCGAGCCATAATGTACAGTGCTCATCCACCCCACAAGTCCAAGTGTAGCCCGGACCAAGAAAACATGCCATTGGCCGTTGATTCTCTGCAGTTCGAAAAGGCACAATCTTGTTCGTCGCCGCTATCCTGGTCTCTTTTGCCCGTAATGATTCTGGTTTCCCTGTTTGTATATTAAGGCCCTAGGGGTTTCTTTCCCTATCCCCTCCCTCCTCCCTCTGTAAGTTCAAATTCTTTTGTACCAGGCCGTCGATAGTCGAGCATCTTGTGAAGCTAGCAGATATAACGGTAATTGGTAATTGGGGTTATTTTTGTCTTTTTGCTCGCTGTAAATTTCAGCTAGTTTTCGGACATATTGGTAATTGGGGTTAATGTAAAGTGAATCATTAGCATTAGACATATTGGTTCATTTatctttgagaaaaaaaattggtTCCTTTATACCTTTAATGAGGTGATTACCTAAATACTATAATAAAAAGGAATTAACCAACAAATATTTAAATGAGTAATTCTGATACTTTTCTCTCGTAGATAtgatataaataaatcaaatcaaaccaaattttaaaaaatttaaatttaatttattaaaatttttttttaatttgaatttcaacttcACTCATTTTAAATtcgaattaaatattaataaattcaagTTTAGTTCGTTTAGCAAATGAGTTTAtacgaattaaatttttattgagtttAGTCGCAAATAgtttatgaataatttaattttatttatatgtataatgagttttagtttaaaattaaataattttaataaaataaatatatatataaattagttcacaataaatttttaaattttaataattcgaatatctataaattttaatagtgtaattaaattatgtagagataaattttaaaaaatttaggtttTGTTCGTAAAAGTATATacataatttgaatttatttctcttataataTTAATCTCAACGATACTATTTACGAATCTATTCGTGAGTTTACTCATGAATTTAGAAACGAGTTAAACTCACAAATCTTATCaaactaaatattataaaactcaAGTTTAGCTCGAACTTGGCTCATTTAGAAATTAAGTTGAGTTCAATCAAACTTTTATCGAGTCGAATTTCGAATAACTCATAAACAGTTTGGTTCATTTACACTCCTATCTTTAAATAAAATCGAAAGTTTTATCCTAAATACTTAGTAGAAGCATTTTACCTCTTCTTAAGAACTAAACAAGCATTTAACCGGTTGAACATCAATCAAATTTATACTACCTCtattttctttatattaaaaaactaaaatttatacaggaattaaaatgataatcaatatatatatatataaaggaaGCCAACTAATGAAATATTAGTTATGTGGATGCATGAACAAAATTACAACTAATGAAATATTAGTTATGTAGATGCATTTATTGAACAAAATTACAAGAGAATGAAAAAGATAATGTGAAGATTATACCAAAATTTGcaccataaaaaatttaaaattggagagattttcattttttcttgGTTTTAAACCAAGTATGCTACAAATAGAAATTTAAAAGTATGAAgtctaaatttcataatttaataaCTAGTTTCCTAATTCCTTCAATACATCCACATATATTTCTATAAAATCTTCAATATAGATATTGATTTGAACTCTATACCTATTGAACGAGAATCTGATATTTGGGATCTTAAACTCAAATAATCCTAAAATAGTAGTTTAGAGATTAAAAacgtatgaaaaaaaaaaagaaagcataACTAAAAGaaatagaatatatatatatatatattttgctaTTACAACGTGTCTATGATTAAAATATGAAACAATTGTAATAATTACCTTCAAAACAATAACTATTTTGCGATCAATCAGTAACTAGATTTTAAATAGTGAccgaaaaattatttatttattttgatttaactaCTATTTAGCGACTAAATAGTAACTTATTAGCAACTATATAACATCCATTTTGCTTGCGATCATTCAACAAATATTAAAGGTTTGAAATTGATTTTCAGCGACTTATTAGTGACCAACCGCCAACTACGCTATTACCATTTAGCAACCATTTAACGATCAAGTTGACATTTAGCGATCATTTAACGATCAAGTTGGCAACAATAGATTATAATATCAAATTAGTTTTGGCACCCTATcggtgataaaaaaaaattatcataattttatcgCTATATTAGCAATCAAATCATATTCAATTGCTATTAATTTAGCGAGAGACCAAATATCAACTCTTTTTATATCATTcgctaatttttaattaatgaccAAATTTCATCATTTtgcaattaaatatttaatcgcTCTTTTAGTATTTTCTTCAGTGTCCACTTGCCAAATTATTGATCATTAtacttagttatttttttatatttaatattatataatattatatattattatgttattagaagtttagaaaagaaaactaatataattaatattatatttttactctAAGTATAATAAAACCTAATTGACATACTAAAGTAGAATAAGTGTAATTTcactttaatttttctaattaaattgaaattatatttattttatgtatttattgtGCAAATAAGACTATGAAAAAACTACTGAATCCGTagattatattttcaaaaaaatttatttgaaaattaaaataatttacttaaaaaacaaatttaaaaatatgcatATAAACTTGATATCACATATTTCTATTAGTACATATTACAATAACGTGCCAATAAATGTTAAGTATTTCCATTAGCACAAATAGCCAATGACTAATTAGATTGTGGATTATGTATAGCGAATCAATTACAGAAAAATTTCTGAAGATTATTAGTTTTGATTAATATCTTTCTCTTTGTATATTTGTTTTTCCAGTGAGGagatagaataatttttttctgtGATTTTTAACAGCAAAGGCATTTATTTTAGCCTTACAAATATATATACTTTCACAATATGAAGGAACGTCTATataaaac
This genomic interval from Manihot esculenta cultivar AM560-2 chromosome 12, M.esculenta_v8, whole genome shotgun sequence contains the following:
- the LOC110627886 gene encoding uncharacterized GPI-anchored protein At4g28100 — its product is MFSKTLAFVLHIFFFSFYTPCLAGFLAQPVSNQNQPIKLGDYSTANTVPAFPVQSESQTCRLDLSEELFGGVNEACGRDLDRSRCCPVLAAWLFAAHARYALQVPASAPASAEPNQPMMPDDSQKCVNTLQRALLSKNVKIPQPNTSCDAILCFCGIRLHQISSLSCPAAFSVSSGFHNATPTAAVRNLEKNCNNSSYAGCTNCLGALQKLKASNKNKREEERDDRARKMFSRDCQLMGLTWLLARNKTAFIPTVSAVLRAIMYSAHPPHKSKCSPDQENMPLAVDSLQFEKAQSCSSPLSWSLLPVMILVSLFVY